The Meriones unguiculatus strain TT.TT164.6M chromosome 6, Bangor_MerUng_6.1, whole genome shotgun sequence genome has a window encoding:
- the Dimt1 gene encoding probable dimethyladenosine transferase isoform X1 — protein MPKAKSATSGRRRERQEQRRELKRAGGLMFNTGIGQHILKNPLVVNSIIDKAALRPTDVVLEVGPGTGNMTVKLLEKAKKVVACELDPRLVAELHKRVQGTPLASKLQVLVGDVLKSDLPFFDACVANLPYQISSPFVFKLLLHRPFFRCAILMFQREFALRLVAKPGDKLYCRLSINTQLLARVDHLMKVGKNNFRPPPKVESSVVRIEPKNPPPPINFQEWDGLVRITFVRKNKTLSAAFKSSAVQQLLERNYRIHCSVHNTVIPEDFSIADKIQQILTSTGFSDKRARSMDIDDFIRLLHGFNAEGIHFS, from the exons ATGCCGAAAGCCAAATCCGCGACGAGTGGTCGCCGGCGCGAGCGGCAGGAGCAGCGCCGGGAGCTGAAGCGAGCCGGAG GACTCATGTTCAACACAGGGATTGGGCAGCACATTTTGAAAAATCCTCTAGTTGTTAACAGCATTATTGATAAG GCTGCTTTAAGACCTACCGATGTGGTGCTGGAAGTTGGGCCTGGAACTGGCAACATGACTGTGAAGCTGTTAGAAAAGGCCAAAAAG GTAGTTGCTTGCGAACTTGATCCAAGGCTAGTAGCTGAACTTCACAAAAGAGTTCAGGGCAC GCCTCTGGCCAGCAAACTCCAGGTCCTGGTGGGAGATGTATTAAAATCAGATTTGCCGTTCTTTGATGCTTGTGTGGCAAACTTGCCTTATCAG ATCTCCTCTCCTTTTGTCTTCAAGTTGTTACTCCACCGACCATTTTTCAG ATGTGCTATACTTATGTTTCAAAGAGAATTTGCTCTTCGTTTAGTTGCAAAACCTGGAGATAAATTATATTGTAGACTCTCCATTAATACACAGCTTTTAGCACGGGTGGACCATCTAATGAAG GTGGGGAAGAATAACTTCAGACCGCCCCCCAAGGTGGAGTCCAGCGTTGTAAGGATAGAACCCAAGAATCCACCACCGCCTATCAATTTTCAG GAATGGGATGGCTTAGTAAGGATCACTTTTGTTCGGAAAAACAAGACACTGTCCGCTGCATTCAA ATCAAGTGCAGTACAACAGCTGTTGGAAAGAAACTACAGAATCCACTGTTCAGTACATAACACT GTAATACCAGAAGATTTCAGTATAGCAGATAAAATACAGCAAATCCTAACCAGCACAGGTTTTAGTGACAAACGGGCCCGTTCCATGGACATAGATGACTTTATCAG GTTGCTACATGGGTTCAATGCAGAAGGTATTCATTTCTCCTAG
- the Dimt1 gene encoding probable dimethyladenosine transferase isoform X2 yields the protein MTVKLLEKAKKVVACELDPRLVAELHKRVQGTPLASKLQVLVGDVLKSDLPFFDACVANLPYQISSPFVFKLLLHRPFFRCAILMFQREFALRLVAKPGDKLYCRLSINTQLLARVDHLMKVGKNNFRPPPKVESSVVRIEPKNPPPPINFQEWDGLVRITFVRKNKTLSAAFKSSAVQQLLERNYRIHCSVHNTVIPEDFSIADKIQQILTSTGFSDKRARSMDIDDFIRLLHGFNAEGIHFS from the exons ATGACTGTGAAGCTGTTAGAAAAGGCCAAAAAG GTAGTTGCTTGCGAACTTGATCCAAGGCTAGTAGCTGAACTTCACAAAAGAGTTCAGGGCAC GCCTCTGGCCAGCAAACTCCAGGTCCTGGTGGGAGATGTATTAAAATCAGATTTGCCGTTCTTTGATGCTTGTGTGGCAAACTTGCCTTATCAG ATCTCCTCTCCTTTTGTCTTCAAGTTGTTACTCCACCGACCATTTTTCAG ATGTGCTATACTTATGTTTCAAAGAGAATTTGCTCTTCGTTTAGTTGCAAAACCTGGAGATAAATTATATTGTAGACTCTCCATTAATACACAGCTTTTAGCACGGGTGGACCATCTAATGAAG GTGGGGAAGAATAACTTCAGACCGCCCCCCAAGGTGGAGTCCAGCGTTGTAAGGATAGAACCCAAGAATCCACCACCGCCTATCAATTTTCAG GAATGGGATGGCTTAGTAAGGATCACTTTTGTTCGGAAAAACAAGACACTGTCCGCTGCATTCAA ATCAAGTGCAGTACAACAGCTGTTGGAAAGAAACTACAGAATCCACTGTTCAGTACATAACACT GTAATACCAGAAGATTTCAGTATAGCAGATAAAATACAGCAAATCCTAACCAGCACAGGTTTTAGTGACAAACGGGCCCGTTCCATGGACATAGATGACTTTATCAG GTTGCTACATGGGTTCAATGCAGAAGGTATTCATTTCTCCTAG